From the Daphnia magna isolate NIES linkage group LG3, ASM2063170v1.1, whole genome shotgun sequence genome, one window contains:
- the LOC116918967 gene encoding uncharacterized protein LOC116918967, which translates to MPCSAYTLSLATIAAVISVALIAIAFSTDNWSRITIDRLKLEPQVTRGDLALQGELESNILYFSRTKGLFRICFDDKKIPKGVETYRSPVETICTNIDYYIPDNKGDTKSFSEDAMARLHMGRAMIALFIVSFFFDFVAFWTGVVGCWRRGAGNITSTAILMLLACLFSAGGMGLWHGVEFYENEKLVGEREFLRPKVLKDASKIDYDWSYMIAWIGVGFALISSILFSCAAICLRREREKEEAVNMQYLMPVYPQKQQYAYGYAYPGPYAYGSQYGPYNY; encoded by the exons ATGCCTTGTTCGGCTTATACTCTCTCGTTGGCTACGATCGCCGCCGTGATCTCAGTGGCGTTGATCGCCATCGCCTTCTCCACGGATAATTGGAGTCGGATTACTATTGATCGTCTAAAACTCGag CCTCAGGTGACACGAGGCGATTTGGCGTTGCAAGGTGAACTGGAGAGCAACATTCTATATTTTTCCAGAACCAAAGGACTCTTCCGTATTTGCTTTGACGACAAGAAAATCCCTAAAGGAG tGGAAACCTATCGTTCGCCGGTCGAGACCATCTGCACCAACATCGACTATTACATTCCCGACAATAAGGGCGACACTAAATCTTTTAGCGAAGATGCCATGGCCCGACTTC ATATGGGACGAGCTATGATTGCTCTCTTCATCGTGTCCTTCTTCTTTGACTTTGTGGCCTTTTGGACGGGAGTTGTCGGCTGTTGGCGCCGCGGCGCCGGTAACATAACCAGCACTGCTATCCTCATGCTCCTCGCCT GTCTGTTTAGCGCTGGCGGCATGGGTCTGTGGCACGGAGTTGAATTTTACGAAAACGAGAAACTTGTTGGTGAGCGCGAGTTCCTCCGCCCCAAG GTCTTGAAAGATGCTTCCAAAATCGATTACGACTG GTCGTACATGATTGCCTGGATTGGAGTGGGTTTCGCTCTCATCTCGTCCATCCTTTTCTCCTGCGCCGCTATTTGCCTGCGCCGTGAACGCGAAAAGGAAGAGGCCGTCAATATGCAATACCTCATGCCTG TTTATCCTCAAAAACAGCAGTATGCTTATGGCTACGCTTATCCAGGACCTTACGCCTACGGATCGCAGTACGGACCGTACAAttactaa
- the LOC116918488 gene encoding uncharacterized protein LOC116918488, producing the protein MLAIFWEDTSVYYFISTVFAIICLTLTCLWNGKNIIPCSPPTNEEQKIEEIQFLSSRKPLQLAKQLEEKLPEEVKLLEKQVESEQMEAIYKLMQKHSAQFGDTTMDDMKNQMQLYGF; encoded by the exons ATGTTGGCAATTTTCTGGGAAGATACCTCTGTTTATTACTTCATCTCTACTGTCTTTGCCATTATCTGCTTAACACTGACATGTCTTTGGAATGGGAAAAACATCATCCCCTGTTCACCTCCAACCAATGAGgagcaaaaaattgaagaaattcaatttctgAGCTCAAGAAAACCACTACAATTGGCCAAACAATTGGAAGAAAAACTTCCTGAAGAAGTGAAACTCTTGGAAAAACA GGTTGAAAGTGAACAAATGGAAGCTATCTACAAGCTGATGCAAAAGCATAGTGCCCAGTTTGGAGATACCACTATGGACGACATGAAAAATCAAATGCAGCTGTATGGTTTCTAA